The Aedes albopictus strain Foshan chromosome 1, AalbF5, whole genome shotgun sequence genomic interval CATAATCCACTGAACTTACCAAAGCAATTAGAGGATCAATACGCGATGTTTTATATtattgggatattatgggcttcttgctgatatgaagcttagttgatagaaacaacaactgtaactttcagaagacttactggacatggtagattacaaatcgtagctttgtatgatgaaagaaattaaagttacacccgtagacttaaggattgaaactcaagaatagtttggatgacctaggatataccgactgatctgatactgtctattgaactttcagaagacttactggacgtgATAGATTACGATtcttagctttgtataatgaaagaagttacagtTACAACCGCAGACTTAAGGATCAAAACTCAAGaaaagattggatgacctaggatatccagaaaaatattccgcataatattctaccgtttttatactattgaccaccaaaacatgAGAAAAACGTAGTAAAATTCCAGAAAaacacttggaaaaaatccggcttcaaagggttgaacagatgccatcttggattttagtccgccatctttgatactctggtcaccatttttggactccagacaactTCCCCTTATCAAATATaatccatattgcatgatttggagcctaaaacaccattaaacagccaccatgcgaaaattggagtcgccatcttgaatattaggctgccattttAAATTTTGGACTGACATCGTGGAATcgttcaaccatgctgaaggttacaaaaatcaccgcagtttgatatgtcgcatgatggggcttggttcagtttagtatacggccagttctaccggtattGGTCCGAATCACACAAATGGCCATAACTACGGAACGCCTTGACCTATCCGGAccacaaacaatgcggtaaaggtctggttcgattcgagctataatccaaatATTTAAAGgatttaaaagtgagtgacctttttgtacacagacatacatacatacacacacacacacacacacagaccgacatcaccttaattttgtCGAACAGAGTTGATtgttatatgtgacttgaccctccgagccttccatcgaaaattcgtgttttgagtgaacatatagccttccagTACATCCATATTCAACCTTCCTAATGAATTAGGAAAAAAGTTATATGTTGCATTAAGGGCAAAAAGGACCCATAACTTTGAAGCATTTCTTTACACATTTCAACTCTTTTGGCCTTAATTGAAATATATTGAATGGCTAAATTGTAGTCCGGCCAAAACTACTCAGCTAGGCCATTCTGACCACCGAAGAAAACCGGCTCCGGATGGATTTTAAAAAGGATCAATttgggaattccttgtgaaagtaGATTAAGAAAAATTTCAAGCCAGCATCTGGATattcccgaaccggttccgtTTGAGAGGACATTTCTAGAACAATCATAGGTATATTGAGGAAATTGTACAATGAACTATCCCGAAGGAccacctccatgatttttttcacgattttattCTGTAAATTGGGTAGGtgatcaaaagttgaaccaaattgctgctttctgaagtagcgcaaattttgagtgatattTTCTCCCACATACAAATAATTTATTACGACAAAaacttatgtacatgaaagccacgggtataagctttcagttaagtggtaaaaagtttgtatttgcacagaatttcattgaaaaattcgattattcgtcaacaatgattttaatctgaaCCATCGTAataataatttgaaccaattttaatcttaatttgagctactggcggcagcagttcgagcatctcccacaacagccaatttcgtgctgaacaatagaaaacatAAGTATTTTTCAtcaggcagtggaatttcaactaagaatgtcctaactcttcaggaacttcgaAACTaagtttggaatttttcatcccgcaagagtaaacaaaacaaccactagcgcggtctgcaggccaacactggaagctcacccccgttcactagttcaaatttagattacattctccaagtaagaattacctaAAATtgaatgacaaataatgcggaatattattcggttggtcgattctacgataaaaaagctttcatttaacgtgttcacatattgcgtgttatacaatgcatgagctgtacgagtgcaccgaaaatgtgctttctctggggggtaatgggtgaaatcacagtgatttttcatttgcctgttttccatgacaaaaacgcttttttcaatgcttttaaagtccatattatcaggttatattacggaaagctgtttaacatctttttcgggacaatattttcctaaaaagtacgtcgttttaatgaatttcgaaatggttcaaattaagattacaatttgactagttcaaagtttgatttcttaccctattgtgGAAAGCACTTCATGGCAGAAATTCCTTTCATGAGATCCAcagtagttcttccaaagatttctccgagaattctttagaAGGTATTGTCTGCTTCAGAACCTTCTCCGCGATTACTTCCAGAGACGCAGCCAGAAATTACCTTGTCAAATCAaatccaaaagttattttttcctggaattttgtgGATTAAATAGTTTTGTGGGAATTCCTTGAATGGTGTCAGCATGATAATCCATCAAAGCTTCCTCCAGAGATCtcttcggaacgaattcctgccCGTGTATTTGAGacgttttcaggaattcttccagaaattttccatgggTCTTCTTCAAGGCTTGCTCGAGAATTTTCTCATAAAAATTATTTTGTAACgagtccatgtttttttttcggcaattccttcagaaatttcatcttcATGGATACTTTgggatagggtaagtgtaccaattatggcactacctaaggaaagctatttatacaaaaataagaagaaaaccaacgaatgtcatcaatatgttaaaagatagtttagtttcgatactttacaggaaaaatatagaaacggagccaaaactacttttagtatttattacagcgtgtgccaatgataggaaccctgtaccagttatggttacattttttaacttcggttccttttcgcactatttgcatgcattccttatggggttagccataattggtacactatggcgaaaaagggtgcaaggaagccgaaattttaaggaaaatgatttatttctaccatgatttgagcaaaatgtggagtttaaatgagtgcgaccatcttctgtgaacgtgatctgttgttcacaatttttttcttgttgactgacatcgttaaagggtgaaaatcaactatggcgaataattggtactatagccataattggtacacttaccctacaccTTTAAGGATTGCTACGGACGTTCGTGCTTGTAAGTGTTTGTGaataaattccaccagaaacaCTATCGGAATGTACgctaggattttttctttgggatttcttcaagcattcttcaagaagtttttcaagaaattccaggaattggagcgggcctggtgtgatggttagaacacttgactatcatgccgaggacctgggatcgaatcccactcccgacaaactcacaaaaaagtgaggtattccttcggaagggaagtaaagcgtgagtcacgagatgaactagcctagggctaaaaatctcgttaatacagataaaaaaaaatcaggaatttcccttggaGTTCATCCAATGGATTTGTCGAAAGATGCAATTCAGCAGACCTTTTCTTACGGAGATTCcgagattccttaagagattcttgcataaaatccttcagcgatttcctctaaaaatccaTTTGTTTGCAGGAACTCTTTAGAAATTATTCGATatatttgggaattcttcaaaaattccaccagaatttctcaagagattcttcaagaacttcctccgagggtttctccagaggttccagcAAAGATTGCTTAGGGTTTATTCAGACCATTTCTCCATGTTCCAGTTcctgattccttcagaacttctccgaagaaactcgcagaaatttcagcagaaatttctccataatctATTCTTCGCAAGAAGAACctattcttccaagcattccttcaaaaaatcctctagggaatcccccagaaacttttcgacggatttctccaaaaattcccaccAATTTTTTTGTCcacaatttcttctaaaatttcgaaAGGAAGTTTTAGTTGAAAttacttctagaattcctccaaaagtttttttgaaattattcttggaatttttccagaaattgcttcatcgATTTCTATCCAGGAACCCATCCAAAAAGCTAAAAAGAATTTAttctaggaatctccagaggtataACTATGAGTTTAATAAGAGATTTCTTTGGACAACCACCTAGAGATTTCTGTTGAAGTTCATTCAgtgaatctttcaaaaattcttccattacTTTTTGTGCAATTACTGGAAGATGAtcggaaataaatcctgaatgaatgtctgaaacagttccaggaggaatctctgaatgaatcaaAGGAAAAATCTCTCCAAACCGCAGGagcaatttgtttacaaaaaaaaactcgtaaaaatttctgcaaaatcatttaaagaatttcctcatttcaaggaatttgtagaaaaacatttgaaagaatttctaaatggaGTTTGATaggattttcaaaaacaaaattccAAGGTGTTTTCAAACAACTCCACGGGaaagcttttgaaaaatttccttgccgaagtaacatttttaaaggattccctgagaaaaaaaaatccagaaaaaaatctttcttTACAAATTATGGGAGGTACTCTTgcatgaacttctagaggaacatctgaagaaatctcaggtaagttctcgaaggaatctcagaaggaatttctggagacttcctggaggaatatttggagaaacttcCTTGATGGAGTTCCAGAAAAGTAACTTACGATattttagggaaattcctggagaaacctttaaagaaaattcttggaggcttctagtaggtatttctggagtaatctgtgaagttttttttctgaagaaatccctggagaatcagctagataagcttctgtaaagattcgTAGAAGAAATTGGGAAAGTTCCAAAGATATTCttgtaaaaattccaaaaaaatatttctgaacaaaCGAATTGAACAAACCGTGCAGAAATTcatagacaaatttctgaagaagtgcattcctgaagaaaatcctgaaggaactctcgcagaaatctctgagggaattcctgctggaatgacTGTATTAAATAATGCGAGATTCTCTGAGTAGTAGTCCTGCAGGATTctccgaatgaatccctggaaattcCCCAACAAATCTGGTGATCTTCTTGATGAAACAGTTGtaccatttttttaaagaatcccttgaaaatgaAGAAACCACAGGAAGACTTCCTTaacgaatatttgaaagaatttcttaaaaaattccagtgGAAAATTCTAGGGGAAGCCATGGGAGCATTTAATTATGGAATCCCTacatgaatttcttaagcaattcctggaggagttccggaaggaatctgtggaaatcTGCCCAAaacacttcttggagaaatttaaaaagataTTCTTGAGGGAATGTCCTATGGAAGTTCTGGGGATATTTTCCAACAATCGCTcgaagaaatcctgaagcaatcgcgggaggaatttctgaaagaaaccttagaaaaaatctccggggaaatttttaaaagaatccattgaattatttctgaagaagtcttgggttttcttcgagaattttctcATAAGAATTATTTCGAAGCTagcctatgtttttttttttcagaaactccctcACAAATTTCATTATTTGGGATATTTCTTTACGGATTGCTACAGAAGCTCGTGTATGTATTTcttaagtatttgtgaataaatttctcCACAAACAGTATCCTGACGGAATTTTTTTTCTGCAGGATgttttcgagaattcttcaagaaattgttcaagaaagtctaggaatttctcctgaatttcttccaaTGGTTTTGTCAAATGCAATTCAGCAGGGTTTTTTTTACTGAGATTccgaaatttcttaagagatttttgcagatactcctttagggatttccttaagaaatcccatttTTCTTAAACTCTATCTGAAGTTATTGTTGGACGTTCCTTTAGGAATGATTCGATATATTTAGGAATTTTCTTAGATATTTATCCACAAATACCATCAGAAAATTCACAACagttccttccagaagttccagcgaaggtttctccagaggtttctgcaAAGATTGCTAGGGGTTCATTCAGACCGTTCTTcaagtatttatttttaaatttttcataaaaGATTGATTCAGAACTTCTCCAAAGAATCTCGCAGGAAATTCAGCAGAAATATTCCCAGAATGTAaactttggcatttttcaaaaaattcttctgtaatttatgagttcttccaagaatttcttcaaaaaatccttcagggatcccccagatggatttctctaaaaattcccacCATTTTTTTGtccacaatttctccaaaaatttctaaaggaagtttTAATTGGAATTACttctagagttcctccaaaagtttctcatgaaatttttcgaggaattctaccAGATGTTGACCCAAAATAGAAatttgagagggtgctgccaactccgaatacgatttgagaCGAAATTTGTCAATGGGCGTTTACTTTTGAGGCAACGATGTTCACAAGTGGATTACAGTCTCCACTAGAGTTTAGGAAGAGATAAAAACACCACAGAAAGTGTCGATTGAGAGTACATTGCACACTGTTTCATCGGCGAATTTTCCATCATATGTAGCACAAGAAAAGAACGGGAAATGAAGTGATATTTTTCACCAGGAAAACTGAAAGAACTGTGGAAAGCTATTTTTTTCTGTATAACGTTTATTTAATAATGAACTTACGATCGATACATAGAACTTTTTTATACTTAGGTATATATTATTTAATAAATATGAACATTATTATTTCGAAAGTtatggaattttcttcgtttgatTGGAAGCTCTTTCGATTTCAATTCGGTACATTGCCTCAATTATATCATTAGAGACATTTTGCTGTTCAATAATTTTTGCGGTAAGATTTTGCAGCAGGCTTTCAATTTTTTGCATTCTGTCGGAAACTTGTTGATAGTTGTTCAACATTTTTACTTCAATTTGTCTTAACTTGGTGTCGACACTAGAGACCTGCTGCTTCAATTGATGATAGGTTTGTGGTGAACAATCCAATTCAAAGGCACCCACGCTTTTTTCGTCACAACTTATATAGAATTGGTGCCGTATTGACGTATTCTTTAAACTATCTTTCCAAGCGCAGTTCAATGGGTTTCCATAAATTAATAATAGTTCTAGAGCAGGAAATTGATGAATTGCGAAATGTGTCAAATTGTTACCTTGGAGATAGAGGCTGGAAAGAGTAGGCATGTTCCAATTGCAGACGTCAAAATGTTGAAGTCGATTGTAGATAAGATACATTGTATTGAGCGATGGCAGACTCACCGGACCGTCACTGTAaatgtgttttattttattagaaGAAAGAGAAAGTTCTTCCAAATTGTCCAACCCATTTAACTGGTCCATTTGAACTATTTCTATCAAGTTGTCTCCAAGATctaaattttttaaatgttttaatcGATTGATATTCTCTGGGATATGTGTCAATTTTGATTTCGTACACGAGAAATCGCCCAGTTTGTAGAACATATCAGGTTTAATAATCACATTTTCAGTAGATGTGTTGTATAAAACAATGCAGTCTAACTTAGGAGTAATGTGAATAGATTTAACAGATCCACCATAAAATTTAATTTCGTTGCAATTCTCAAATAGCTCAGTGAAATTATATGGCAGTATGTCTACTATTGCATTGAAAAACCAAAAAACTTGTTtatgttttgagattttttctaTCGAGGCTGCATCAGCAGGATAGTTGAAGCCATTTATTATAATTGAATTTTCCCAGTTTGGATCATCTGACACAGTGAACGGTTTTATGCCGTTGAGTGAAATTATCACAATTAGTCTGCAAGAGGTATTTTAGaatcaatgtaaaaaaaaaacaataatatttTCCACAGTTATACTTACATAGCCAAAATGATTTgcatcctgaatgaattttcgaccGACTTCACTTTCACTGGTAGAACTGATGTTTGATGTTTGAGGAGTTGTCCCGACCGCTTTTTATACGTTTGCTGAGATTCAGAACTTCGGAGTAGCATTAGGGTGGTGCGATTTTTCAGCAATATCGTTCTCTGATTGATTCCGCTTTTTGATTGTAGTAAattttatgtgattttttttatttgtaaacagTGTTGACTTCCGAGTGTGCTACCACTTGACAGATAAAAAGCATGCCAACGCAGAGTCGCATGGGCGTGAATTCgttgattattatttttatattttcgcTTTGTTCGCTGCATTCTTCGGGTATTGGTAGTTATGCAGCTGGACAACATGTCTTAGTATTGCATTTCGACAGGTGAGCTCGTCTCATGCTTTCGATTCTACATTCAACTTACTTAAAATTATATGAACAACAATTGTTTAAGTATGGTAATAGTAGAGGTGTAAAGTTGTATTTATTCAAACAAAATTGAAATGGCCAACGCTACCTACGCTGCAGTGAACACCTTGTTAACAGATTTGTCAGAAAGTGACTTACAGCGCTTGATTAAGCTGAGAGCTCTCAAAGCTGTCCATTGTAAACGGTAGTCAAGTCCCACGCTCCGTTTGTTGATTTCTTGTAcattttcgattgttctggtcaatcacgaagCACAACTGCAAATTGTGAGGTCAGTTAAATTCATGTTCATTTAATTACCTTGCTTGATTACCATGCCGAAACGCGACAAATCTTATGcatgaaaaaagaaaaatcttgGAAAGCTGAAGTTAGttttaaaattcaataataaTTATAAGCATCGATTGAAGACTAACCTGTGGTTTCTGGTACCTATGGTAACTTCATATTCGCTCTAAAAATCATTTAACACTATATTATACACTGGTGGGACTTTCATCGACCACGCATTCGATGATTGTTAGGACACAGAACAACAGATGCCTcaattggaacaaaatgcgattaaaatcatcgtcacgaaaacataatcaccCAATGCTAACCACGTTGTATTTCGTAAACTCACAgggtagatggcggtagtgggccAACGTGAAACAGGAGCGACAACGATGCGAGCGctatgagcgagagatttgcgaactacaaaatatttgaagtaTCCTTTAAaaaaggaaacgatgggaagtagagcaagacgcctgtttgtctgtggtttggaGTTCATGTTTTTCTTTCGTTTTGAAGTTtttcactagcgccttctgtatcGTGAAAGCGAGTTTTGTGCAACATTTGCACCAGAAATGATAGAAATATTTCAAGGACACCTATCAAGGTGGTTCGTCTGCTTATCTGTACAACGCCTATAAATACAGCCATTGGTTGTGGTGTAGATACGATTATGGCCAAAGTGgcgttcatagaaaaaaaaactaaaatatacTCTTTAAGCACATCAAATTGAGAAAAATAAGCTTGCTACTCTTTAAGCGCTCTGACTTGAATTACATCGAGTTTTTCTACTTTCTTCTGTAAAAATATTACAATTATATTAAAATAAAAAACTGAGAGTTAAAAATCCTCTCAGATTTCATTTTTTCACCCAAGCGCGGTCCACCCTAGGTTTGATTCTATGTGGTTTATGCATATgcgacgaaaaaaaaatcatcggcgaGAATTGCGATAACAGCTGCGACCGCACAATGAGATCAATTCAAAGTTCAAAATTGAAATCGTTTCAATCCAACGGAAATGAAGCGTTGTATGAACAATTGACAAACACAGCACAAAGTTAGTCTCACTTTTGCAGCAAAATAAACGACGCATAAACAAGAACCATCTTTCGAGAGGTAAactcaaaaaaagttttcaaagctcAGACTCTCATGGTTTagttttcaaaataataaaaggcatcatatgttttttttgtttttttttttgtgttgtaaAAGATATTTTATaaattcaaaacaaatattttaaaacataATTTAATATCTAAACTTTACTAATATCAACCTAAATTATGCCTTTGTGTTTTTAACTGAACCCACTGTTCGTATTGGGAATTTTTGGAACTTTATCTCAACCTGAATTTGCATACATACATATGGCATTGCAGTGGAGCAGCCCCAAGTACAAAACAaacataccgtaaaatggggtagcaTTGATCAGCACAAACTTGCTCATGAAATTTTAAAATCACCATTTTCATTGAATTTGTTACTGATCACGAACATTATTTTGGTTAAACAGCTCAAATATAGCTACGAAGAGATATAAAGGGTCATGGAAATCGAGTTTCATGAATGTGTAAATGAACCGATTATTCTTTACTGTTTTTCTTATCGCAGTTTGTTACATTTTCAAAACTCCACGTTTTGCATGAAATCTACAAACAATGTGGAACTCAAAATTCCTCTACCAACTACACATGACTTCGAACCGATCAACTTTATAGGTGAAGCTTGAGAATAAATGCTTATTTTTAGTAAAATTATCCATTTACCAATCATATTTCTAACTCCGATAGAAAATTGCCACATCTTTAGGCATTGTTTCTAGCtttaatatttgtttttattttattttttatcaaatacCTTTTAATGTTTATGACCACTTGGACTTTTGGCATCAAATATGAATTTGGGGACCTCCATTTATACTTGTACAGGTATTGTAACATCAATAAATACTGACTAATTGGGTGATCAAAAGTACCCCATTTCCaaatcacccaagtaacacacatgttatataaaagttacgacagcgcaagttttggttgtatagaagtttatttaacgttatttcaacacaatgttagaattacgtaaaataaacttctatacttgcgctgtcgtaactctattataacatgtgtgttgcttgggcagatGATTAACTGTATAAAAAATGAAAAGAATACATGAATAAGCATTTTAACAACATATATTCAAGTTTTTATGCGAAGTAAGCTCGGATTACGGTTCTTGTGAACAACTGGGCTGCTGAATACTCGCACGTTTTTCCTGCGAACAAGTTAAATATGCCAACACTAATCTAGTGCAGCATGCAAACATTCAATCTGGATCTGCCTTCTGCTGCACTTCCAAAGTTACCCACTTTTAGGGTTCTTAaatgccttatttttttttcgtttcct includes:
- the LOC109432934 gene encoding leucine-rich repeat-containing protein let-4-like, producing the protein MLLRSSESQQTYKKRSGQLLKHQTSVLPVKVKSVENSFRMQIILAILIVIISLNGIKPFTVSDDPNWENSIIINGFNYPADAASIEKISKHKQVFWFFNAIVDILPYNFTELFENCNEIKFYGGSVKSIHITPKLDCIVLYNTSTENVIIKPDMFYKLGDFSCTKSKLTHIPENINRLKHLKNLDLGDNLIEIVQMDQLNGLDNLEELSLSSNKIKHIYSDGPVSLPSLNTMYLIYNRLQHFDVCNWNMPTLSSLYLQGNNLTHFAIHQFPALELLLIYGNPLNCAWKDSLKNTSIRHQFYISCDEKSVGAFELDCSPQTYHQLKQQVSSVDTKLRQIEVKMLNNYQQVSDRMQKIESLLQNLTAKIIEQQNVSNDIIEAMYRIEIERASNQTKKIP